Proteins encoded together in one Salmo salar chromosome ssa08, Ssal_v3.1, whole genome shotgun sequence window:
- the LOC123744220 gene encoding C-type lectin domain family 6 member A-like, whose amino-acid sequence MVKVKLLGYCPEGWRRFGCTCYYVSTEGKSWEKSRQDCLERGADLVIINSEEEQTFVNGFESVNYVWIGLTDSITEGTWKWVDGTPLTTPSYWWRGEPGRTDWNCRFIYYKSSGHGVWWNYYCSSSQPWICEKYASHRYFFCTAD is encoded by the exons ATGGTAAAGGTCAAACTTCTAGGGTACTGTCCTGAAGGATGGAGAAGGTTTGGCTGCACCTGTTACTACGTCTCTACTGAGGGGAAATCCTGGGAGAAGAGTAGACAGgactgtctggagagaggagcagatctGGTGATCATTAACAGTGAAGAGGAacag ACATTCGTCAATGGGTTTGAATCAGTCAATTATgtctggattggtctgactgactctATTACTGAGGGGACCTGGAAATGGGTGGACGGCACCCCACTGACCacaccaag CTACTGGTGGAGAGGAGAACCTGGTCGTACAGACTGGAACTGTAGGTTCATCTATTACAAATCATCAGGCCATGGAGTATGGTGGAATTATTATTGCTCCTCTTCACAACCATGGATCTGTGAGAAATATGCTTCCCATAGGTACTTTTTCTGCACTGCTGATTAA